The following proteins are co-located in the Maridesulfovibrio sp. genome:
- a CDS encoding glycosyltransferase family 9 protein: MKRALVIQLTRFGDLVQTKRLVLTLQRRGFTVHLCLDRSLEKLARIIYPACEIHPLIAHGSGIDGQGIDTVLPVNYEVFKQLSEIDFTEIYNLNFSAMNYVLSSMFDPKKVRGHKRVKGQAMKDPWFELGFRLATERRNNINLVDYWAALSPNMLPAGEVNPVATSGGKGIGVVLAGRESRRSLPYDVLAPLVLAVRSKNKNKDVFLLGSKAERDSGRKLISKFPAAIAQSTVNLAGETDWQGLVDAVTGLDMVITPDTGTMHLAAHLGVPVLGFFLSSAWCTETGPYGEGHTILQANTDCSPCMEAQPCYHDLKCLAPFKNPLTARYLATRNPEHLPAGISVFESGCDYLGTQFILKTGNDPSGERRQQLRKFIGYHLGVLDIGEHGPFPHLAENFYKDKDWITD, encoded by the coding sequence ATGAAACGGGCTCTGGTTATACAATTGACAAGGTTTGGCGATCTGGTCCAGACCAAGCGTCTTGTGCTTACACTTCAACGGCGCGGATTTACGGTTCATCTCTGTCTGGACCGATCTCTAGAAAAACTGGCCCGGATTATTTATCCAGCCTGTGAAATTCATCCGCTGATTGCTCACGGCAGCGGGATAGACGGGCAGGGCATTGATACCGTACTTCCGGTCAACTATGAAGTCTTCAAACAATTATCTGAGATAGATTTTACCGAGATATATAACCTGAATTTTTCAGCCATGAATTATGTCCTTTCATCTATGTTTGATCCCAAAAAGGTCAGAGGACATAAAAGGGTGAAGGGACAGGCCATGAAAGATCCATGGTTTGAACTTGGTTTTCGTCTGGCTACGGAGCGACGCAACAATATTAACCTTGTTGATTACTGGGCCGCACTCAGTCCGAATATGCTTCCGGCCGGAGAGGTAAATCCTGTTGCCACATCCGGAGGTAAAGGGATCGGGGTGGTGTTGGCCGGCCGAGAAAGCAGGCGTTCTCTTCCTTATGATGTTCTGGCTCCGTTGGTTCTGGCTGTACGGTCAAAGAATAAGAATAAAGATGTTTTTCTACTCGGCAGCAAAGCTGAGCGCGATTCGGGCAGGAAATTGATCTCAAAATTTCCTGCAGCGATTGCACAGAGTACAGTTAACCTTGCCGGTGAAACGGATTGGCAGGGGCTGGTTGATGCTGTCACCGGTCTGGATATGGTTATTACGCCGGATACCGGGACCATGCATCTCGCGGCACATTTAGGTGTTCCGGTGTTGGGATTTTTCCTTTCCTCGGCCTGGTGTACTGAGACCGGGCCTTACGGCGAGGGACATACAATACTTCAAGCGAACACGGATTGTTCGCCCTGCATGGAAGCACAGCCCTGTTACCATGATCTGAAATGTCTGGCCCCATTTAAGAACCCATTAACCGCACGCTATCTTGCCACTCGTAATCCGGAACATTTACCTGCGGGCATTTCCGTATTTGAATCCGGTTGTGATTATCTAGGTACACAATTTATTCTTAAAACCGGGAATGACCCCAGTGGAGAGCGCAGGCAGCAACTGCGTAAATTCATCGGTTACCATCTGGGAGTACTA
- a CDS encoding cytochrome c biogenesis protein CcsA: MTLFELFQYVIIALYLAGTVCFFIGSLKNNKVLGKLGNLSAVGGFALHTLDLLLAVSLYRGTVLSGGYFYFSLLGWSFILVYFGLWWKLRSTFFALTASPFALLLFLVSLASQSLKVTLPAHLAGLFIGLHIGTIFVSIALMAMAAGAGIAFLYLNNKIKTKANLTGMEKEMPSLNTFDNVNHWSIIIGFPLYTLGLASGFLWARAAFTKMFSWDPKEIVTLVVWFLFAFVFHQRIMVGWRGKKPAILVIIVFVITMLSLWGINFFVPTHHSFKV; encoded by the coding sequence ATGACCTTATTTGAATTATTCCAGTACGTGATTATCGCCCTTTACCTTGCGGGCACTGTTTGCTTTTTCATCGGAAGTCTCAAGAACAACAAGGTATTGGGTAAACTGGGAAACCTTTCCGCTGTAGGCGGATTCGCATTGCACACCCTTGACCTGCTTCTGGCGGTGAGCCTTTACAGGGGAACTGTTTTAAGCGGAGGTTATTTCTATTTCAGCCTGCTGGGCTGGAGTTTTATCCTCGTTTACTTCGGTTTGTGGTGGAAACTCCGTTCGACCTTTTTCGCTCTTACCGCTTCCCCGTTCGCCCTGCTGCTCTTTCTTGTTTCCCTTGCATCTCAGAGCCTCAAAGTAACACTTCCCGCCCATCTGGCCGGACTTTTCATAGGGCTGCATATCGGGACAATCTTTGTCAGCATCGCGCTCATGGCTATGGCAGCCGGAGCCGGGATAGCTTTCCTGTACCTGAACAACAAAATTAAAACCAAGGCAAACCTGACCGGAATGGAAAAGGAAATGCCTTCACTTAATACATTCGACAATGTGAACCATTGGTCGATTATCATCGGGTTCCCCCTTTACACTTTGGGGCTTGCGTCCGGATTTCTCTGGGCAAGAGCTGCTTTCACCAAAATGTTCTCATGGGATCCCAAAGAGATCGTTACTTTAGTGGTCTGGTTCCTTTTTGCCTTTGTTTTTCATCAGCGCATTATGGTTGGTTGGAGAGGCAAAAAACCGGCAATTCT
- a CDS encoding bifunctional precorrin-2 dehydrogenase/sirohydrochlorin ferrochelatase, whose protein sequence is MTYYPIFLKVKNRKCLLVGAGSVGVRKLKSILECDPEQVTVLDTAEPGTEMLEISRDQRVIFEQRPFNDDDLDDVFIAFACTNNSKLNRRMAELCAEKNILCNIADFPEGSNFIVPSVIRQGDLTLAVSSGGCTPALTKRIRRELQDIFGPHYANFITLMGRIRPLVLDLGKETSHNTALFRQLVSSPILDELEAGDMDRVKEILTRILPQELVPRIPELIDDLI, encoded by the coding sequence ATGACTTACTACCCTATTTTTCTTAAAGTGAAAAACCGCAAGTGTCTGCTGGTCGGAGCCGGTTCTGTCGGGGTACGCAAGCTCAAGTCTATACTTGAATGCGACCCGGAACAGGTCACAGTTCTCGATACAGCTGAACCGGGGACGGAAATGCTTGAGATCAGCCGTGATCAACGGGTGATCTTTGAACAGCGCCCTTTCAATGACGACGATCTTGATGATGTGTTCATCGCCTTTGCCTGCACTAACAATAGCAAGCTTAACCGGCGAATGGCTGAACTTTGTGCTGAAAAAAATATTCTTTGCAATATCGCCGACTTTCCCGAAGGAAGCAACTTTATTGTTCCCTCGGTGATCAGGCAGGGAGATTTAACACTGGCAGTATCTTCCGGGGGCTGTACTCCGGCATTAACCAAAAGGATACGCCGTGAATTACAGGACATTTTCGGACCGCACTATGCAAATTTTATCACTTTAATGGGAAGAATCAGGCCGCTGGTCCTTGACCTCGGCAAGGAAACAAGCCACAACACCGCTTTGTTCAGGCAACTTGTTTCATCTCCTATTTTAGATGAGCTGGAGGCCGGAGACATGGATCGGGTGAAGGAAATTCTGACCCGAATCCTGCCCCAAGAACTTGTTCCCCGTATACCGGAGTTAATTGATGACCTTATTTGA